The Williamsia sp. DF01-3 genome has a window encoding:
- a CDS encoding DUF4166 domain-containing protein encodes MSSVIQNVLGREFENLHPNMQWRYGIDSTSQLSQVAGGMLESVYCSAMLPAMLFHMRKRNAMPTKTSRLVPFTMHNYCYQDELGRECLAVLRSFDYTTGSHGLNSLLVDGREGLVDYFGDGPELLWPLEAHADARGSLVFESGPMRLLAGPKVGMRGLLAARMRYIEGWDERHNRFRVDASVRNPVLGELIHYRGWFTARDESCNLRDIPDEAWPLRLEEREH; translated from the coding sequence GTGAGTTCGGTCATCCAGAATGTTCTCGGTCGGGAATTCGAGAACCTGCATCCCAACATGCAATGGCGGTATGGGATCGATTCCACCTCGCAACTGTCGCAGGTGGCCGGTGGGATGCTCGAGTCGGTCTACTGCTCGGCGATGCTGCCCGCGATGTTGTTCCACATGCGTAAACGCAACGCGATGCCCACCAAGACCAGCAGGCTCGTCCCGTTCACGATGCACAACTACTGCTATCAGGACGAGCTCGGGCGCGAATGCCTCGCGGTCCTTCGGTCGTTCGACTACACAACCGGCTCACATGGGCTGAACTCACTGCTTGTCGACGGCCGCGAGGGACTGGTCGACTACTTCGGCGACGGCCCGGAACTGCTGTGGCCGCTCGAGGCACACGCCGACGCCCGCGGTTCTCTGGTCTTCGAGAGTGGCCCGATGCGGCTGCTTGCCGGCCCGAAGGTCGGCATGCGCGGTCTTCTCGCTGCGCGGATGAGGTACATCGAGGGCTGGGACGAACGGCACAACCGGTTCCGGGTGGATGCCTCGGTGCGCAACCCGGTCCTCGGTGAGCTCATCCACTACCGCGGGTGGTTCACCGCCCGCGACGAGTCCTGCAACCTGCGTGACATCCCGGACGAGGCCTGGCCGTTGCGGCTCGAAGAACGCGAGCACTGA
- a CDS encoding WhiB family transcriptional regulator, whose product MVGVLAFGAESGVGGWDWRVRGRCRDQGIDWEIFFAPSGREPAAVRRRREAEAKALCNGCPVVRQCRDHAVEFDEKHGIWGGMTVDEIAAVARDARSA is encoded by the coding sequence ATGGTGGGAGTGTTGGCGTTCGGCGCCGAATCGGGTGTGGGCGGCTGGGATTGGCGGGTGCGCGGGCGCTGCCGTGACCAGGGGATCGACTGGGAGATCTTCTTCGCACCGTCAGGACGAGAGCCTGCTGCAGTCCGACGGCGCCGCGAGGCCGAGGCCAAAGCGCTGTGCAACGGCTGCCCCGTGGTGCGGCAGTGCCGCGACCATGCCGTGGAGTTCGACGAGAAGCACGGCATCTGGGGAGGGATGACGGTCGACGAGATCGCGGCCGTCGCTCGTGACGCCCGTTCGGCGTGA
- a CDS encoding aldo/keto reductase, translated as MTTNVPTIDLNSGTSIPQLGLGVWQASNEETEQAVRSAIDDAGYRHIDTAAAYGNEEGVGRALAAASVDRSELFVTTKLWNADQGFEPAKKAFDQSLSRLGLDYVDLYLIHWPLLDDDRLLRTWDALEEIAQSGRARAIGVCNFEPRHLELLVNRGGTLPAVDQVELHPHLPQQQIRDVADRHDIAVESWSPLGGTSNSGWGKDSKPNTLLTDPLISRIGEQHGKSPAQVLIRWHLQNGLVVIPKSVNPDRIAQNIDVFDFELTDADLGDIATLNDGVRVGADPNEFNVGAPE; from the coding sequence ATGACCACAAATGTTCCGACCATCGACCTCAACTCGGGGACGTCCATTCCGCAGCTGGGCCTGGGGGTGTGGCAGGCGTCCAACGAGGAGACCGAGCAGGCCGTGCGGTCTGCGATCGACGACGCCGGGTACCGCCACATCGACACCGCGGCCGCGTACGGGAACGAAGAAGGTGTCGGCCGTGCTCTCGCGGCCGCGTCCGTGGATCGTTCCGAACTGTTCGTCACCACAAAACTGTGGAACGCCGACCAGGGATTCGAGCCGGCGAAGAAGGCGTTCGATCAGAGCTTGTCGCGGCTCGGGCTGGACTACGTGGATCTCTACCTGATCCATTGGCCTCTGCTGGACGACGACCGATTGCTCAGGACGTGGGACGCGCTCGAGGAGATCGCGCAGAGCGGTCGAGCAAGGGCGATCGGCGTGTGCAATTTCGAACCCCGCCACCTCGAACTGTTGGTGAATCGGGGCGGAACGTTGCCGGCCGTCGATCAGGTGGAATTGCATCCGCATCTGCCGCAGCAGCAGATCCGCGACGTCGCGGACCGGCATGACATCGCCGTCGAATCGTGGAGCCCACTGGGAGGCACCAGCAATTCGGGCTGGGGCAAGGACTCCAAACCGAACACCCTGTTGACCGATCCGCTGATCTCCCGGATCGGTGAGCAGCACGGCAAGTCCCCAGCCCAGGTACTGATCCGCTGGCATCTGCAGAACGGTCTCGTTGTCATCCCCAAGTCGGTCAATCCCGACCGGATCGCCCAGAACATCGACGTGTTCGACTTCGAACTCACCGACGCCGATCTCGGCGACATCGCCACGCTGAACGATGGGGTACGCGTGGGTGCAGACCCCAACGAGTTCAACGTCGGTGCTCCTGAATGA
- a CDS encoding PPOX class F420-dependent oxidoreductase: MPTDRAALSEFITEHTRGTLATIRRSGVPQLSTVSYSFDPREQCVRISVTADRAKVANLRRDPRASIHVSSADGWNYAVAEGRVELSPVAAATTEDDTVSELIDLYRDVLGEHPDWDDFARAMVEDKRLVIRLYAEHLYGRIG, translated from the coding sequence ATGCCCACCGACCGAGCTGCCCTGTCCGAGTTCATCACCGAACACACCCGTGGGACCCTGGCGACCATCCGGCGCAGCGGGGTCCCGCAACTGTCCACCGTCAGCTACTCCTTCGATCCACGAGAGCAGTGCGTACGCATCTCGGTCACCGCGGATCGGGCAAAGGTCGCCAACCTGCGTCGTGACCCGCGCGCCAGTATCCACGTGAGCAGCGCTGACGGCTGGAACTACGCGGTGGCCGAGGGGCGCGTGGAACTGAGCCCGGTGGCAGCCGCGACCACCGAGGACGACACCGTGTCGGAGTTGATCGACCTCTACCGCGACGTACTCGGCGAACATCCCGACTGGGACGACTTCGCCCGCGCCATGGTGGAGGACAAGCGATTGGTCATCCGGCTCTACGCCGAGCACCTGTACGGCCGTATCGGCTGA
- a CDS encoding SRPBCC family protein produces MPVNAKTEFDIDAPPAVVMEILMDVESLPQWSGPHKKVEILEEHEDGAPKKVKLELQAVGLTDHQLLDYSWTENTCTWDLIEADQLSYQHGQYTITPKGDKTHVEFVLDVELKVKLPGLIVKQAQKTALNTAQKGLKEEAKRRQR; encoded by the coding sequence ATGCCTGTCAACGCGAAGACCGAATTCGACATCGACGCCCCTCCCGCCGTCGTCATGGAGATCTTGATGGACGTGGAGTCGCTGCCGCAGTGGTCCGGCCCCCACAAAAAGGTCGAGATCCTGGAAGAACACGAGGACGGCGCACCCAAGAAGGTGAAACTCGAACTGCAGGCGGTCGGCCTGACCGACCACCAGCTCCTCGACTACAGCTGGACCGAGAACACCTGCACCTGGGACCTGATCGAAGCCGATCAGCTGAGCTATCAGCACGGCCAGTACACGATCACCCCCAAAGGTGACAAAACCCATGTCGAGTTCGTGCTCGACGTGGAACTGAAGGTGAAGCTGCCAGGGCTGATCGTGAAACAGGCTCAGAAGACGGCGCTCAACACCGCGCAGAAGGGACTCAAAGAGGAGGCCAAGCGCCGCCAGCGCTGA
- a CDS encoding DUF6764 family protein yields the protein MRAGVAGLIGTAALALAGLTGAGGASADPLTCTAANGHNVIRTDGYGACGAKAGPGSFAHAEDHSRNGTAVASSNTGGNANAYNLQPNTSALSGAVTGGTGYSITTGPGGMAVSQARAGGTSIAVAGWGGSAYSGPYGTTCSGSFAAAVDTSTGQACIGSGGIWLSTPRPAS from the coding sequence GTGCGGGCGGGGGTGGCCGGGCTGATCGGTACCGCGGCGCTCGCGCTGGCCGGTCTCACAGGGGCGGGTGGAGCATCGGCCGACCCGTTGACCTGCACTGCGGCCAACGGGCACAACGTGATTCGGACAGACGGGTACGGCGCGTGTGGAGCGAAGGCCGGCCCCGGCAGCTTTGCGCATGCCGAAGACCACAGTCGCAACGGCACCGCCGTCGCATCGTCGAACACCGGCGGAAACGCCAATGCGTACAACCTGCAACCGAATACGTCGGCTCTGTCCGGTGCGGTGACGGGTGGCACGGGATACTCGATCACCACCGGGCCCGGCGGGATGGCCGTCAGCCAGGCTCGTGCGGGTGGCACGTCGATAGCGGTTGCCGGCTGGGGTGGTTCGGCCTACTCGGGTCCCTACGGCACCACGTGTTCGGGCAGTTTCGCCGCGGCGGTCGACACCTCGACCGGACAGGCCTGCATCGGATCCGGCGGCATCTGGCTCTCCACCCCGCGGCCGGCCTCTTAG
- the ppk2 gene encoding polyphosphate kinase 2, whose product MNEILRLSDFGPDHPDVGPDFSVVAGREALQKIVDLADTTQFLVDDRDDDDPRLLTLPGRNVIDTWREDYPYDERMSRDEYELEKRLLQIELLKFQKWSKRTSSRHVFLFEGRDAAGKGGTIKRFMEHLNPRGARVVALEKPSERESTQWYFQRYVQHLPAAGEIVMFDRSWYNRTGVERVMGFCTDEQHAQFLRQAPLFEAMLIDDGMDLVKFWFSVSPLEQRTRFAIRQVDPVRQWKLSPMDIASLDKWDKYTAAKEEMFAETDTEEAPWIVVKSNDKKRARINAMRYVLNLFDYDDKDANIVGEPDPLIVGRARDLLGE is encoded by the coding sequence GTGAATGAAATTCTGCGCCTCTCGGATTTCGGGCCCGACCACCCCGACGTCGGTCCCGACTTCAGCGTCGTCGCCGGCCGCGAGGCCCTCCAAAAGATCGTCGACCTCGCCGACACCACCCAGTTCCTCGTCGACGACCGCGATGATGACGATCCCCGCCTCCTGACCCTTCCCGGGCGCAACGTCATCGACACCTGGCGTGAGGACTATCCGTACGACGAGCGCATGAGTCGCGACGAGTACGAGCTGGAGAAGCGGCTGCTGCAGATCGAGCTGCTGAAGTTCCAGAAGTGGAGCAAGCGCACGAGCAGCCGGCACGTATTCCTCTTCGAAGGGCGCGACGCGGCGGGCAAGGGCGGCACCATCAAACGATTCATGGAGCATCTGAACCCGCGCGGTGCCCGGGTCGTCGCGCTGGAGAAGCCATCCGAGCGCGAATCGACCCAGTGGTACTTCCAGCGATACGTGCAGCATCTGCCCGCCGCCGGGGAGATCGTCATGTTCGACCGCTCCTGGTACAACCGCACCGGTGTCGAGCGGGTGATGGGGTTCTGCACCGACGAACAACACGCCCAGTTCCTGCGGCAGGCACCACTCTTCGAGGCCATGCTGATCGACGACGGTATGGATCTGGTGAAGTTCTGGTTCTCGGTGTCCCCGCTCGAACAGCGCACCCGCTTCGCGATTCGTCAGGTTGACCCGGTGCGTCAGTGGAAGTTGTCGCCGATGGACATCGCGTCGCTGGACAAGTGGGACAAGTACACCGCGGCCAAAGAAGAGATGTTCGCGGAGACCGACACCGAAGAAGCGCCGTGGATCGTCGTCAAGAGCAATGACAAGAAGCGGGCCCGCATCAACGCGATGCGGTACGTGCTCAACCTGTTCGACTACGACGACAAGGACGCCAACATCGTCGGGGAGCCGGATCCGCTCATCGTCGGCCGGGCACGCGATCTGCTGGGAGAGTGA